A stretch of the Bradyrhizobium sp. CCBAU 53351 genome encodes the following:
- a CDS encoding cysteine hydrolase family protein gives MPHALPALIVIDVQRAFDEWEAAGKRRNNPDAVARIADLLRAFRTRGAPIFHIRHEGTKPNSSFLPQSSGYAGKDEAREQPGETVIVKRVNSAFIGTDLETRLRAAGIGTLVICGATTNHCVETTTRMAGNLGFDARLVRDATWTFDRIGPDGDVHAAEEIHAMTLSNLNGEFARIVTTRDVIGSFAAK, from the coding sequence ATGCCCCACGCCCTCCCCGCTCTCATCGTCATCGACGTCCAGCGCGCGTTCGACGAATGGGAGGCCGCGGGGAAACGGCGCAACAATCCGGATGCGGTGGCGCGGATCGCCGATCTGCTGCGGGCGTTCAGAACCCGCGGCGCGCCGATCTTTCATATCCGCCATGAAGGCACCAAGCCGAACTCGTCGTTCCTGCCTCAAAGCTCCGGCTATGCCGGCAAGGACGAGGCGCGCGAGCAGCCCGGCGAGACCGTCATCGTTAAGCGCGTCAACAGCGCCTTCATCGGCACGGATCTGGAGACGCGCCTGCGCGCGGCCGGCATCGGCACGCTCGTGATCTGCGGCGCGACCACCAATCATTGCGTCGAGACGACGACGCGGATGGCCGGCAATCTCGGCTTCGACGCGCGCCTCGTGCGCGATGCGACATGGACGTTCGACCGCATCGGGCCCGACGGCGACGTGCACGCAGCCGAGGAGATCCATGCGATGACGCTGTCGAACCTCAACGGCGAGTTCGCCCGCATCGTGACAACGCGTGACGTGATCGGGTCATTCGCGGCCAAGTGA
- a CDS encoding DUF1365 domain-containing protein, which yields MHARWRPVQHRFTYRVMSLLIDLDRLGESDRQSRLFGVNRAAPFSFHERDHGDGSGAGLSEHARQLAADHGIDLSGGRVLLLCYPRVFGYVFNPLSVYFCYGASGNVALMIYEVRNTFGEMHSYVLPVQQDSAGPAIRQNQAKAFYVSPFMEMETYYRFSVSPPQQDVKVRILQSGAQGAMFAAAFCGRRRALTSRSLLAALFGLPFLTLKVIAAIHWEAMRLWLKGVSYVPRLKQREI from the coding sequence ATGCACGCGCGCTGGCGCCCCGTGCAGCACAGGTTCACCTATCGCGTGATGAGTCTGCTGATCGATCTCGACCGGCTGGGCGAATCGGATCGCCAATCCCGGCTGTTCGGCGTCAACCGAGCGGCCCCCTTCAGCTTTCACGAGCGCGATCATGGCGACGGCAGCGGCGCAGGCCTCAGCGAACACGCCCGACAGCTCGCGGCCGACCACGGCATCGACCTGTCCGGGGGCCGCGTTCTCTTGCTCTGCTATCCCAGGGTCTTCGGTTACGTGTTCAATCCGCTCTCGGTCTACTTCTGCTATGGCGCGTCCGGCAATGTCGCGCTGATGATCTACGAAGTCCGCAACACCTTCGGCGAGATGCACTCCTACGTCCTGCCAGTGCAACAGGACAGCGCGGGCCCGGCCATCCGCCAAAACCAGGCGAAGGCGTTCTACGTTTCACCCTTCATGGAGATGGAAACGTATTACCGTTTCAGCGTTTCTCCACCCCAGCAGGATGTGAAAGTCAGGATCCTGCAGAGCGGCGCGCAGGGCGCTATGTTTGCGGCAGCATTTTGTGGGCGACGCCGCGCTCTGACGAGCCGCTCCCTGCTGGCGGCGCTCTTTGGTCTGCCTTTCCTGACCTTGAAGGTCATCGCAGCCATTCATTGGGAAGCGATGCGGCTCTGGCTGAAAGGCGTTTCGTACGTGCCTCGTTTGAAACAACGCGAGATCTGA
- a CDS encoding RNA polymerase sigma factor, whose product MTCSSLANRAQSEMLPGLLVRVSAGETRAFAELHTMTRGRLRRIALAVGTAPHDADDILQESFLKIWRNAARFDPGRASAMTWMAAIVRHTAIDHLRTRRQPSVELDKALAVPATAGLSPTEHFDYASAEPIALGALARLPEDRRRLVALAYLEGESRASLSQRFGVPVGTIKTWLHRTILSVRKDCLSASAAA is encoded by the coding sequence ATGACCTGTTCGAGCCTGGCCAATCGGGCGCAAAGCGAGATGTTGCCCGGACTGCTGGTACGCGTCTCAGCAGGCGAGACACGCGCCTTCGCAGAGCTTCATACGATGACCCGCGGCAGGCTGCGCAGGATTGCGCTGGCCGTCGGGACGGCGCCGCACGATGCGGACGACATCCTGCAGGAAAGTTTCCTGAAGATCTGGCGCAATGCGGCTCGGTTCGATCCCGGTCGGGCGTCGGCCATGACCTGGATGGCTGCAATCGTCCGTCACACCGCGATTGACCATCTACGGACCAGGAGGCAGCCCAGTGTCGAACTGGACAAGGCGCTCGCGGTCCCCGCAACGGCCGGGCTGTCACCAACCGAGCACTTCGATTACGCCAGCGCCGAACCCATTGCGCTGGGCGCATTGGCCCGCTTGCCGGAAGATCGCCGCAGGCTGGTCGCACTGGCCTATCTCGAAGGCGAGAGCCGCGCGAGCCTGTCTCAACGCTTCGGTGTGCCGGTGGGCACGATCAAGACCTGGCTGCACCGAACCATCTTGTCGGTGCGCAAGGATTGCCTCAGCGCATCGGCTGCGGCTTGA
- a CDS encoding dihydrofolate reductase family protein, which produces MKPYVICLMHSSLDGRTHPSRWRPKGAGTDWFEKIHEELGGDAWVIGRVTGSEFAKGQPYPATKEKLPRENWLARRDSKTYGIVLDAQGKIGWGRSDIGGDPIVVVLTESVPDSHLAGLRGEGVSYVFAGKSEIDLALALDILHRELGVKRLLVEGGGVANGAFLRAGLIDEFNLILSPAIDGATGAPFVFSSTEADSDKRAPIAAMTLESTRELGGGVLLLRYLIKNDPTAASR; this is translated from the coding sequence ATGAAGCCCTACGTCATCTGCCTGATGCATTCCAGCCTCGACGGCCGCACGCATCCCAGCCGCTGGCGTCCGAAAGGGGCGGGCACCGACTGGTTCGAGAAGATCCATGAGGAGCTCGGCGGCGATGCCTGGGTGATCGGCCGCGTCACCGGATCGGAGTTCGCCAAGGGCCAGCCCTATCCCGCGACGAAGGAGAAGCTGCCGCGCGAAAACTGGCTCGCGCGGCGCGACTCGAAAACCTATGGAATCGTGCTCGATGCGCAGGGCAAGATCGGCTGGGGCCGCTCGGACATCGGCGGCGACCCCATCGTCGTGGTGCTGACCGAGAGCGTTCCGGATTCGCATCTCGCAGGGCTCCGCGGCGAGGGCGTCTCCTATGTCTTTGCCGGCAAGTCCGAGATCGACCTGGCGCTGGCGCTGGACATTCTCCACCGCGAGCTCGGCGTGAAGCGCCTCTTGGTGGAGGGCGGCGGCGTCGCCAATGGCGCATTCCTGCGGGCCGGCCTGATCGACGAGTTCAACCTGATCCTCAGTCCCGCGATCGATGGCGCCACGGGTGCGCCCTTCGTGTTCTCCTCGACGGAGGCGGACAGCGACAAGCGCGCGCCGATTGCGGCGATGACGCTGGAGAGCACGCGGGAGCTCGGCGGCGGTGTGCTGCTGCTGCGCTATCTGATCAAGAACGACCCGACAGCCGCGAGCCGGTAA
- a CDS encoding NAD(P)/FAD-dependent oxidoreductase codes for MRLAVIGTGIAGNAAAWLLSKRYAVTVYERELQPGGHSHTVRVDYDGEPIDVDVGFIVFNETNYPQLTSLFTHLGVKTVETCMSFALSSDHGRFEWRGGGESALQTVCGLFAQPRNLASPSYFRMLAEVARFNKQSVADLRAGRLHGLTLGEYLRRQSFGPRLFSDYLGPMGAAIWSSSSDDILSFPAENFVAFFDNHRLLHLDRPRWRTVEGGSRRYVDKLTTSFKHNIRLGCAVTSIDRTVHGVTVRDSHGGIETYDAVVMACHSDQALATLSDADATERSILGAIRYAPNTIYLHRDPSLMPRRRQAWASWNFLRWPRQTPALNDVAVTYWMNRLQGIDERRPLFVSLNPPFEPAAGLTFGQFTFAHPQYDMAAFAAQRKLPAIQGRRRTWFCGAWTGYGFHEDGLQAGISVAEALGVELPWRQPDPALAEAAE; via the coding sequence ATGCGTTTGGCCGTGATCGGGACGGGAATTGCCGGCAATGCCGCCGCGTGGCTCCTGTCGAAACGTTACGCAGTCACCGTTTACGAGCGCGAGCTGCAGCCGGGGGGGCATAGCCACACCGTTCGCGTCGACTATGACGGTGAGCCCATCGATGTCGATGTCGGCTTCATCGTGTTCAACGAGACCAACTACCCGCAATTGACGTCGCTGTTCACGCATCTCGGCGTGAAGACCGTCGAGACTTGCATGAGCTTCGCCCTGTCCTCCGACCACGGCCGGTTCGAATGGCGCGGTGGCGGCGAGAGCGCCCTGCAAACGGTCTGCGGCCTGTTCGCGCAACCCCGCAACCTCGCATCCCCGTCATATTTCCGCATGCTGGCCGAGGTCGCGCGGTTCAACAAGCAGAGCGTGGCCGATCTGCGCGCCGGCCGGCTGCATGGCCTGACCCTCGGCGAATATCTGCGCCGGCAATCGTTCGGGCCGCGCCTGTTCTCCGACTATCTCGGTCCGATGGGGGCGGCGATCTGGTCGTCTTCGTCCGACGACATCCTGTCGTTCCCGGCGGAGAACTTCGTCGCCTTCTTCGACAATCACCGCCTTCTGCACCTCGATCGACCGCGCTGGCGCACGGTCGAGGGTGGCAGCCGGCGCTATGTGGACAAGCTGACCACTTCGTTCAAGCACAACATTCGGCTAGGCTGCGCGGTGACATCGATCGACCGGACGGTGCATGGCGTGACCGTCCGCGACAGTCATGGCGGTATAGAGACTTACGATGCGGTGGTGATGGCTTGTCACAGCGACCAGGCCTTGGCGACGTTGTCGGACGCCGACGCCACGGAGCGTTCCATCCTTGGCGCCATCAGATATGCTCCGAACACCATTTATCTGCACCGCGATCCCAGTCTCATGCCCCGGCGGCGTCAGGCGTGGGCCTCCTGGAACTTCCTGCGCTGGCCGCGGCAAACGCCTGCCCTGAACGACGTCGCGGTGACCTATTGGATGAACCGGCTGCAGGGGATCGACGAGCGCAGACCCTTGTTCGTCAGCCTCAACCCTCCCTTCGAGCCGGCGGCCGGTCTGACGTTCGGACAATTCACCTTCGCCCATCCGCAATACGACATGGCTGCGTTCGCGGCGCAGCGAAAGCTGCCCGCGATTCAAGGACGCCGTCGAACCTGGTTCTGCGGCGCCTGGACCGGCTACGGCTTTCACGAGGATGGCCTGCAGGCCGGCATTTCCGTTGCCGAGGCACTCGGCGTCGAACTTCCTTGGCGTCAACCGGATCCGGCCCTGGCCGAGGCTGCCGAGTAA
- a CDS encoding ChrR family anti-sigma-E factor, with protein sequence MTISHHPPEDLLADFAAGKLEEAHQLVVGVHVAGCARCARFVQAIEQLAGAALEEVEPAPIAPDAFDRVMSRIHEAPKEIAAPPPASATDDDVPPALRKYRIGKRRRVAPGLSLRPIELSGSGTARAFLLRSAPGSRMLEHTHTGTELTLVLEGSFSHEGGRFGPGDFDYGDDEVDHRPIVGDEGPCLCLVAMTGDLRMNGFLGRLIGPFVRL encoded by the coding sequence ATGACGATCAGCCATCATCCGCCGGAAGATCTTCTGGCCGATTTCGCGGCCGGCAAGCTCGAAGAAGCCCATCAGTTGGTCGTCGGTGTGCATGTGGCCGGCTGCGCGCGGTGCGCCCGGTTCGTGCAGGCCATCGAGCAGCTCGCGGGGGCGGCGCTCGAGGAGGTCGAGCCAGCACCGATCGCACCGGATGCGTTCGATCGCGTGATGTCACGAATTCACGAGGCTCCGAAGGAGATAGCCGCGCCTCCGCCGGCGTCGGCCACCGATGACGATGTTCCACCGGCCTTGCGCAAATATCGCATCGGCAAGCGCCGGCGGGTCGCGCCCGGTCTCAGCCTGCGGCCAATCGAGCTCTCCGGTTCGGGCACGGCGCGCGCCTTCCTGCTTCGGTCAGCGCCGGGCTCGCGGATGCTCGAGCATACCCACACCGGCACCGAGCTGACGCTCGTGCTCGAGGGCAGCTTCAGCCATGAGGGCGGACGCTTCGGTCCTGGTGATTTCGACTATGGCGACGACGAGGTCGATCACCGTCCCATCGTCGGTGACGAAGGTCCTTGCCTCTGCCTGGTTGCGATGACCGGCGACTTGCGCATGAACGGTTTCCTCGGCCGGTTGATCGGGCCCTTCGTGCGGCTCTGA
- a CDS encoding FABP family protein, translating to MLPVPADIFTEPEDVSPDGLANLGPLRRLAGRWQADKGIDVNPKAEGPERRTFIERIRMDPIDPQANGPQLLYGLRYHIHINTPEEDITFHDQVGYWLWEPATGLIMQTLAIPRGQVLLASGKAGPGDKTISVTAKRGDTAYGICSTDFVEQAFRTDSYRCDITFNDDGSWTYLIQTELFVRGAPFNHHDTNTLQLVAPPKLNPLAAIARDRARGDEKSDAAV from the coding sequence ATGCTCCCCGTTCCCGCCGACATCTTCACCGAGCCCGAGGACGTCTCGCCCGACGGCCTTGCCAATCTCGGCCCGCTGCGCCGCCTCGCTGGCCGTTGGCAGGCGGACAAGGGCATCGACGTCAATCCGAAGGCGGAGGGACCCGAGCGGCGGACCTTCATCGAGCGCATTCGCATGGATCCGATCGATCCGCAGGCCAACGGCCCGCAGCTTCTCTACGGGCTGCGCTACCACATCCACATCAACACGCCCGAGGAAGACATCACCTTCCACGATCAGGTCGGCTACTGGCTCTGGGAGCCCGCGACCGGGCTCATCATGCAGACGCTGGCGATTCCGCGCGGGCAGGTGCTGCTGGCCTCAGGCAAGGCCGGCCCCGGCGACAAGACGATCTCGGTCACTGCCAAGCGCGGCGACACCGCCTACGGGATCTGCTCGACCGATTTCGTGGAGCAGGCATTTCGCACCGATTCCTACCGCTGCGACATCACTTTCAACGACGACGGCAGTTGGACCTATCTGATCCAGACCGAGTTGTTCGTGCGCGGCGCGCCGTTCAATCATCACGACACCAACACGCTGCAGCTGGTCGCGCCGCCAAAGCTCAATCCGCTCGCGGCGATTGCCAGGGATCGCGCGAGAGGCGATGAGAAGAGCGATGCGGCGGTGTGA
- a CDS encoding DUF1295 domain-containing protein yields MILPYIQAIGCMALGCCLLMGLAWVVQQRTGNSGWVDAIWSYSCGLVGAAGALWPLAGTLPGRQALVAGLVLLWSVRLGTHIARRSAAGIDDPRYANYAREWGADAPRRMFFFLQSQALVSLPLPFAVFLAAHAPAPGLRLQDYIGIVIVLIAVVGEAMADRQLRLFKRDPSSKGQVCDVGLWRWSRHPNYFFEWLGWLAYPVIALSSGYAWGWASLAAPAIMYWILVHVTGIPPLEEQMLRSRGERYRRYQARTSAFFPWPPRQASR; encoded by the coding sequence ATGATCCTTCCGTACATTCAGGCGATCGGCTGCATGGCGCTGGGCTGCTGTCTCTTGATGGGACTGGCCTGGGTTGTCCAGCAGCGCACGGGAAATTCCGGCTGGGTCGACGCGATCTGGTCCTATTCGTGCGGTCTCGTCGGTGCAGCAGGTGCCCTGTGGCCGCTTGCCGGCACCTTGCCGGGCCGCCAGGCGCTCGTTGCCGGGCTTGTGCTGCTCTGGTCGGTAAGGCTGGGCACGCACATTGCGCGCCGCTCCGCAGCCGGGATCGACGATCCCAGATATGCGAACTATGCGCGCGAATGGGGAGCGGATGCCCCGCGCCGAATGTTCTTCTTTCTGCAATCACAGGCGCTGGTCTCGCTGCCGCTCCCCTTCGCCGTGTTCCTCGCGGCGCACGCACCGGCGCCGGGGCTGCGGCTGCAGGACTACATCGGCATCGTCATCGTCCTGATTGCCGTCGTCGGCGAGGCCATGGCGGACCGGCAGCTGCGGCTCTTCAAACGCGACCCCTCAAGCAAGGGACAGGTCTGCGATGTCGGTCTGTGGCGCTGGTCGCGGCATCCGAACTATTTCTTCGAATGGCTGGGGTGGCTGGCTTACCCGGTCATCGCGCTATCATCAGGATATGCCTGGGGCTGGGCCAGCCTGGCGGCGCCGGCGATCATGTACTGGATCCTAGTCCATGTGACGGGAATACCGCCGCTCGAAGAGCAGATGCTGCGATCGCGCGGCGAGCGCTATCGCCGATATCAGGCGCGCACCAGCGCCTTCTTTCCATGGCCGCCGCGGCAGGCTTCGCGATGA
- a CDS encoding long-chain fatty acid--CoA ligase has translation MRENAMPGQASQPDGLADIKTLPELLRWRIKATPAAEAYRHFDAGAKRWVSQSWREIDAEFELWRRALAAENFAPGERVAILMPNGIAHIAMDQAALSRGLVPVPMHAVDNPDSVAYVLVDSGALLLFVDTLERWQAIVATGQPLDHLKRVVCADASGLITPNARIIGLDHWLAQAPGASAPLPDVAIEPHDLAAIVYTSGTTGRPKGVMLSQGNVVANVKAIARRIEAEPHDVFLSFLPLSHTFERTGGYYYPIAAGACVAYARSVPQLAEDLKHVRPTVLVSVPRIYERIYAQIMQHRASAGWIERALLDLTVAVGGRRFDARQQHAMPSLLDRLAWPLLKRLVADKVLAQLGGRLRVAVSGGAPIAAPVIRLFLALGLDVLQGYGMTETSPVVSVNTVEDNDPHSVGHVLDGVEVRLGENDELLVRGPSVMLGYWHKDEETRRVKDADGWLHTGDQARIENGRITITGRIKDILVTSTGEKIAPVDLETAILADPLFEQALVVGEQRPFLAALVVLNAKAWVEEKERLAARGQQGGAAERAALLARIAAAVKAYPSYATPRAVWWTLDPWTIAAGLLTPTLKNKRPALERRFADEIEHIYAKKANVSALPASALTSS, from the coding sequence ATGCGAGAGAACGCCATGCCGGGACAGGCGAGTCAACCAGACGGTCTTGCCGACATCAAGACGCTGCCGGAGCTCCTGCGCTGGCGAATCAAGGCGACGCCGGCGGCGGAGGCCTATCGCCATTTCGACGCCGGTGCCAAGCGCTGGGTCAGCCAGTCCTGGCGGGAGATCGATGCCGAATTCGAGCTGTGGCGGCGGGCGCTGGCCGCGGAGAATTTCGCGCCCGGCGAGCGCGTCGCGATCCTGATGCCGAACGGCATCGCGCATATCGCGATGGACCAGGCGGCGCTTTCGCGCGGCCTCGTCCCGGTGCCGATGCACGCCGTCGACAACCCCGACAGCGTCGCCTACGTCCTCGTCGATTCCGGTGCACTGCTCTTGTTCGTCGATACCCTGGAGCGCTGGCAGGCGATCGTGGCGACCGGCCAGCCGCTCGACCATCTCAAGCGCGTCGTCTGCGCGGATGCAAGCGGGCTCATCACGCCGAACGCGCGGATCATCGGGCTCGACCATTGGCTCGCGCAAGCCCCTGGGGCGAGCGCGCCGCTGCCCGATGTCGCGATCGAACCGCACGATCTCGCCGCCATCGTCTACACCTCGGGTACCACGGGGCGGCCCAAGGGCGTGATGCTGTCGCAAGGCAACGTCGTCGCCAATGTGAAGGCGATCGCGCGCCGCATCGAAGCCGAGCCGCACGACGTCTTCCTGTCCTTTCTGCCGCTCTCGCACACCTTCGAGCGCACCGGCGGCTATTACTACCCGATCGCGGCCGGCGCCTGCGTCGCCTATGCCCGCTCGGTGCCGCAACTGGCGGAGGATCTGAAGCATGTACGGCCGACGGTGCTGGTCTCGGTGCCCCGGATCTACGAGCGCATCTACGCGCAGATCATGCAGCATCGGGCATCCGCGGGCTGGATCGAGCGCGCGCTGCTCGATCTCACCGTCGCCGTCGGCGGGCGGCGCTTCGACGCGCGGCAGCAGCACGCCATGCCGTCGCTGCTGGACCGGCTGGCCTGGCCGCTGCTGAAGCGGCTCGTCGCCGACAAGGTGCTGGCGCAACTCGGCGGTCGCCTGCGCGTCGCGGTGTCCGGTGGCGCGCCGATCGCGGCGCCCGTCATTCGCCTGTTTCTCGCGCTCGGGCTCGACGTCCTCCAGGGCTACGGCATGACGGAGACCTCGCCGGTGGTCTCCGTGAATACCGTCGAGGATAACGATCCGCATTCGGTCGGCCATGTCCTCGACGGCGTCGAGGTCAGGCTCGGCGAGAACGACGAATTGCTGGTGCGCGGTCCGAGCGTCATGCTCGGCTACTGGCACAAGGACGAGGAGACGCGCCGCGTCAAGGACGCCGATGGCTGGCTGCATACCGGCGACCAGGCCCGCATCGAGAACGGGCGCATCACCATCACCGGTCGCATCAAGGACATCCTGGTCACCTCCACCGGCGAGAAGATCGCGCCGGTGGATCTGGAGACCGCGATCCTCGCCGATCCCTTGTTCGAGCAGGCGCTGGTGGTTGGCGAGCAGCGGCCGTTCCTCGCCGCGCTCGTGGTGCTGAATGCCAAGGCCTGGGTAGAGGAGAAGGAAAGGCTGGCGGCGCGCGGCCAGCAAGGCGGGGCGGCGGAACGGGCGGCGCTGCTGGCGCGGATCGCCGCGGCCGTGAAGGCCTATCCGTCCTACGCCACACCGCGCGCGGTGTGGTGGACGCTCGATCCGTGGACCATTGCGGCGGGCCTGCTGACGCCGACGCTGAAGAACAAGCGGCCCGCGCTCGAGCGCCGCTTCGCGGACGAGATCGAGCACATCTATGCGAAGAAGGCGAATGTTTCGGCTCTCCCCGCGAGCGCGCTCACGTCCTCTTGA
- a CDS encoding sigma-70 family RNA polymerase sigma factor, translating to MDWADLIGRVAADGDREAFKRLFEHFAPRIKGLMLKAGCSSDEAEEIAQSTLIAVWRKAHQFDPATAGAPAWIFTIARNLRIDLFRRRARIDRLQAGSELPDEPDQAEPADILISRGQDAARIASAIRQLSAEQSMVVRLSFIEERPHPEIASALGIPLGTVKSRIRLAMNRLRDILDEEA from the coding sequence GTGGATTGGGCTGATTTGATCGGACGGGTCGCCGCTGATGGCGACCGGGAGGCTTTCAAGCGGCTGTTCGAGCATTTCGCGCCCCGCATCAAGGGGCTGATGCTGAAAGCCGGTTGCAGCTCCGACGAGGCAGAAGAGATCGCTCAAAGCACCCTGATCGCCGTGTGGCGGAAGGCGCACCAGTTCGATCCTGCGACCGCGGGAGCGCCGGCCTGGATCTTCACGATCGCGCGCAATCTACGGATCGATTTGTTCCGCCGCAGGGCGCGGATAGACCGTTTGCAAGCCGGTTCCGAGCTGCCGGACGAGCCGGATCAAGCCGAGCCGGCCGATATCCTGATTTCGCGCGGGCAGGATGCGGCGCGGATCGCGTCGGCCATCCGGCAGCTCTCGGCGGAGCAATCCATGGTGGTGAGGCTGTCCTTCATCGAGGAGAGGCCGCATCCCGAAATCGCGAGCGCGCTCGGGATTCCGCTTGGGACGGTCAAATCCCGGATCAGGCTGGCGATGAACCGGTTGCGAGACATTTTGGACGAAGAAGCATGA
- a CDS encoding NAD(P)/FAD-dependent oxidoreductase has translation MSETSQHIVIVGAGAAGLMAARELARAGRKVTVLEARGRCGGRIHPLPAEEFGYPAAGGAEFVHGEAPVTRGLLREAGLSLQEIEGEQWSFDGTRLSREARDDPHEAELQAALRDLQDDLSVADFLRRHFSGDEYAPMRHSIERMVEGYDAADPERASTLALREEWMDGGHAPQARIDRGYGTLIDFLAADCRRLGVTINLGCVVTAIEEERGEVTVRCAGGDRHGCDSVILTVPLPLLREMTLPASARARLAAIDDIGFGNVIKILLRFARPWWRERHHELAGMTFLLSEQKIPVWWTQYPSQQAVLTGWFGGPRTRELDRLDAQELIEAGLDSLAGIFKLPREDVASELVTAAATNWAHDPFARGAYSWATPRTREAQAILARADGLVLFSGEALYRGRDMGTVEAALASGAETAGMILRK, from the coding sequence ATGTCCGAGACCTCACAGCATATCGTCATCGTCGGCGCCGGCGCGGCAGGACTGATGGCGGCGCGCGAGCTGGCGCGTGCCGGTCGGAAGGTGACGGTGCTGGAGGCGCGCGGGCGCTGCGGCGGCCGCATCCATCCGCTGCCGGCTGAGGAGTTCGGCTATCCCGCCGCGGGCGGCGCCGAATTCGTCCATGGCGAGGCGCCGGTCACGCGCGGATTGCTGCGCGAGGCCGGGCTGTCGCTTCAGGAGATCGAAGGCGAGCAGTGGAGCTTTGACGGAACGAGGCTCTCGCGCGAGGCGCGTGACGATCCGCACGAGGCGGAGCTTCAGGCCGCGCTGAGGGATTTGCAGGACGATCTCTCCGTCGCCGATTTCCTGCGCCGGCATTTTTCCGGGGATGAGTATGCGCCGATGCGCCATTCGATCGAGCGGATGGTCGAGGGCTATGACGCGGCCGACCCCGAGCGCGCCTCGACGCTGGCGCTGCGCGAGGAATGGATGGATGGCGGGCACGCGCCGCAGGCGCGCATCGATCGCGGCTATGGCACGCTGATCGACTTTCTCGCGGCGGACTGCCGCAGGCTTGGCGTCACAATCAATCTCGGCTGCGTGGTGACGGCGATCGAGGAGGAGCGCGGCGAAGTTACCGTTCGCTGCGCCGGCGGCGACCGACATGGCTGCGACAGCGTGATCCTCACCGTGCCGCTGCCTTTGCTGCGCGAGATGACGCTGCCGGCGAGCGCGCGTGCGAGGCTTGCCGCCATTGATGACATCGGCTTCGGCAACGTCATCAAGATCCTGCTGCGCTTCGCGCGGCCATGGTGGCGCGAGCGGCACCATGAGCTCGCAGGCATGACCTTCCTGCTGTCCGAACAGAAGATCCCGGTGTGGTGGACGCAATATCCGAGCCAGCAGGCCGTGCTCACCGGTTGGTTCGGCGGCCCGCGCACAAGGGAGCTGGACAGGCTCGATGCGCAGGAATTGATCGAAGCCGGGCTCGATTCACTCGCCGGCATCTTCAAGCTGCCGCGCGAGGATGTCGCAAGCGAGTTGGTGACCGCGGCGGCGACCAACTGGGCGCACGACCCCTTCGCCCGCGGCGCCTATTCCTGGGCGACACCGCGGACGCGCGAGGCGCAGGCGATTCTGGCGCGCGCCGATGGCCTGGTGTTGTTCTCCGGTGAAGCGCTCTATCGCGGCCGCGACATGGGCACGGTGGAAGCGGCGCTGGCGAGCGGGGCGGAGACGGCGGGGATGATCCTGCGGAAATGA
- a CDS encoding DUF2177 family protein, with amino-acid sequence MNLFLTYLAVAVTFVAIDMVWLTIMVERLYRPVLGDMLRAQPNLPTAAAFYVLYPLGLIWFAVLPAQQDGGALRAFTSGLLLGCFTYATYDLTNQATLRNWSTGLTLADVCWGSCLAGVSAWIGFLVAQKLAH; translated from the coding sequence ATGAATCTGTTCTTGACCTATCTTGCTGTGGCCGTGACCTTCGTTGCCATCGACATGGTCTGGCTGACGATCATGGTCGAAAGACTGTATCGACCGGTGCTGGGTGACATGTTGCGGGCTCAGCCGAACCTGCCGACCGCGGCCGCGTTCTACGTGTTGTATCCCCTCGGATTGATCTGGTTTGCCGTGCTGCCGGCGCAGCAGGATGGCGGCGCGTTGCGCGCTTTCACATCCGGCCTGCTGCTTGGCTGCTTCACCTATGCGACCTACGATCTGACCAACCAAGCGACGTTGCGAAACTGGTCGACCGGACTGACCCTTGCGGACGTGTGCTGGGGATCCTGTCTCGCCGGCGTCAGTGCCTGGATCGGATTTCTTGTCGCGCAGAAGCTGGCGCACTGA
- a CDS encoding DUF3088 domain-containing protein yields MTRDRLFLLRPGFEDPAFPGRLFYCWHCALIEGVLASFPQLAAELEVERIAWPRPRQPVIALLGEENQSLPLLVLADGATSPHQTGSHQGRAFIADKDAILAALSERHGFPDPHP; encoded by the coding sequence ATGACGCGCGACCGCCTGTTTCTGCTGCGGCCCGGTTTCGAGGATCCGGCCTTTCCGGGGCGACTGTTCTACTGCTGGCATTGCGCGCTGATCGAGGGCGTGCTGGCCTCGTTTCCGCAGCTTGCCGCAGAGCTCGAGGTCGAGCGCATCGCGTGGCCGCGCCCGCGGCAGCCGGTGATCGCGCTTCTTGGCGAGGAGAACCAGTCGCTGCCGCTGCTGGTATTGGCCGACGGCGCGACATCGCCGCACCAGACCGGCAGCCATCAGGGCCGCGCCTTCATCGCCGACAAGGATGCGATCCTCGCCGCACTTTCCGAACGCCACGGCTTTCCTGATCCGCATCCGTGA